Proteins encoded together in one Polaribacter reichenbachii window:
- a CDS encoding T9SS type B sorting domain-containing protein produces the protein MTTLNNSLIILFLLVTLNLFCQTTDDKCIVTTINPDFETPINTGTNPIYPDQSDVPGWQTTATDGVIEIWSNTRIPAYSGNQFIELNANEVSGLYQDYDSPEGTLFDYAFAHRGRLGIDTCQLLAGPPGGPYVNVGAPVSTGQVWSYNTGTYLVPAGQPKTRFIFQSVSSTGRETVGNFLDNISFTANVGILTAGPIEVFCGNEVIVESIGNGTWEEDPTNPSITIISDITSNNITISGFATSGEYIYKWVSPFCSSTISIIYDEDLIPAPNVNDISYCEGDIPIPIDIKPIEDYKINWYSDNLGVNNLSEIPTIDTSIVGETIYYVSQQSINGCESTIVPIKIIINTLPVFDLEENYTLCIDESDGKLLNEVVLDTGLDVDKYNFTWFLNGIEIAGATLENYTPIKGGTYRVDVVTKTTSTGAICKTSDTVEIIESSNVIPEIISKVTTEAFADTHIIETQVNGEFEYEYSLDDGPWQEENIFRDVSLGEHIIKVRDTIGCGEASNSVIVIDYPVFFTPNGDGVNDFWKITGMDNQPNSKIYIFDRYGKLLKRLAPTDNGWDGTYNGKLMPENDYWFSIDYIEPNSFTSTNKNFKGHFSLKR, from the coding sequence ATGACAACTTTAAACAATAGCCTTATAATTTTATTTTTGCTAGTAACTTTAAATCTGTTTTGTCAAACTACAGATGATAAATGTATTGTTACAACTATTAATCCTGATTTTGAAACGCCTATAAATACTGGAACAAATCCAATATATCCAGATCAATCAGATGTACCTGGTTGGCAGACAACAGCAACAGATGGTGTTATAGAAATATGGTCAAACACTAGAATTCCTGCGTATTCTGGAAATCAATTTATAGAATTAAATGCGAATGAAGTATCAGGCTTATACCAAGACTATGACAGCCCAGAAGGAACTCTTTTTGATTATGCTTTTGCACACAGAGGAAGATTAGGAATAGATACGTGCCAACTGCTAGCAGGACCTCCAGGAGGGCCATATGTAAATGTTGGGGCACCAGTATCTACAGGACAAGTTTGGAGTTACAATACAGGAACATATCTTGTACCTGCTGGTCAGCCTAAAACACGATTTATATTTCAATCTGTTAGTAGTACTGGAAGAGAAACTGTTGGAAATTTTTTAGATAATATTAGCTTTACTGCAAATGTTGGAATATTAACTGCAGGGCCAATAGAAGTGTTTTGTGGTAACGAAGTAATAGTAGAAAGCATAGGAAATGGTACTTGGGAGGAAGATCCTACAAATCCATCAATAACCATTATAAGCGATATAACTAGTAACAATATAACAATTTCTGGTTTTGCAACCTCAGGAGAATATATCTATAAATGGGTTTCTCCTTTTTGTTCATCAACAATTAGTATAATTTATGATGAAGATTTAATACCTGCTCCAAATGTTAATGATATTTCTTATTGTGAAGGAGATATTCCCATTCCAATAGACATAAAACCCATAGAAGATTATAAAATAAATTGGTATTCAGACAATTTAGGTGTAAACAATTTATCAGAAATTCCCACTATAGATACCAGTATTGTTGGAGAAACTATTTATTACGTTTCTCAGCAAAGCATTAACGGATGTGAAAGCACTATAGTTCCTATAAAAATAATTATTAATACACTCCCTGTTTTTGATTTAGAAGAAAATTATACACTATGTATAGATGAAAGTGATGGCAAATTGCTGAATGAAGTAGTGTTAGATACAGGTCTAGATGTAGATAAGTATAATTTTACTTGGTTTTTAAACGGTATAGAAATAGCAGGAGCAACTCTAGAAAACTATACACCAATTAAAGGGGGAACTTATAGAGTTGATGTGGTAACTAAAACAACTTCAACAGGAGCAATATGTAAGACTAGTGATACCGTAGAAATTATTGAAAGCTCAAACGTAATACCAGAAATAATTAGTAAAGTAACTACAGAAGCATTTGCAGATACGCATATTATAGAAACACAAGTAAATGGTGAGTTTGAATATGAATATAGTTTAGATGATGGGCCGTGGCAAGAAGAAAATATTTTTAGAGATGTTTCTTTAGGAGAACATATTATAAAAGTAAGAGACACTATAGGCTGTGGAGAAGCAAGTAATAGTGTAATTGTTATAGATTATCCTGTTTTTTTTACACCAAATGGAGATGGAGTAAATGATTTTTGGAAAATAACAGGAATGGATAATCAACCCAATTCTAAGATTTACATTTTTGATCGTTATGGAAAATTACTAAAACGACTTGCTCCTACAGATAATGGTTGGGATGGAACCTACAATGGTAAACTAATGCCAGAAAATGACTATTGGTTTTCTATAGATTATATAGAACCCAATAGTTTTACATCAACCAATAAAAATTTTAAAGGTCATTTTTCCTTAAAAAGATAA
- a CDS encoding T9SS type A sorting domain-containing protein, with product MKTKLHALIIMLLTINSVSAQKTTANVSMGGGYSNASYYKLSTKTEVNFSDFSWDIAFLRTSATQFGIRINDNQAYNVFEASNDLNDWDTIDLANEANWTRLHNSLETWTKGAFDNGSATYGWGEYNPSNHHVEGTVIFVIKFNDGRFVKFINEDYFGGYTFKYSTWNSGSSTWGEDKTVTIPNTNNPENRFNYYSIKNGEEVIAEPAMSDWDLKFTRYITEIPNADDVSGFDAKAGGSYYLVRGSLLNEDLEVAINDEPDGTATNPSLTYATEINAIGRKWAKVKDLYTRYVDPYEIFYVKYPDNTVYRLYFTNYEGSATGNITFQFKDVTAALGINDVSDNVSFGVYPNPSIDKQINLVYDINKLTDSKNEVSIYTITGKKIFNTSLKSNSGFYNRTLDLSNIPSGIYILKFNSGNSSTSKKLVLN from the coding sequence ATGAAAACAAAACTACACGCTTTAATTATTATGTTATTAACCATAAATTCGGTTTCTGCTCAAAAAACAACAGCAAATGTGAGTATGGGTGGTGGATATTCTAACGCATCATATTACAAACTAAGTACAAAAACCGAAGTAAATTTTAGTGACTTTTCTTGGGATATTGCTTTTTTAAGAACAAGTGCAACTCAATTTGGAATAAGGATTAATGACAACCAAGCTTATAATGTATTTGAAGCATCTAATGATTTAAATGATTGGGATACTATTGATCTTGCTAATGAAGCAAATTGGACACGATTACATAATAGTTTAGAAACTTGGACAAAAGGTGCGTTTGATAATGGATCTGCAACATATGGTTGGGGAGAATATAATCCAAGTAATCATCATGTAGAGGGTACTGTTATTTTTGTTATTAAATTTAATGATGGTAGATTTGTAAAGTTTATTAACGAAGATTATTTTGGAGGTTACACTTTTAAATATAGTACTTGGAATAGTGGTTCTTCTACTTGGGGAGAAGATAAAACTGTAACAATACCAAATACAAATAACCCTGAAAACAGATTTAATTACTATTCAATTAAAAATGGAGAAGAAGTAATTGCAGAACCTGCAATGTCAGACTGGGATTTGAAGTTTACACGATATATTACAGAAATTCCAAATGCTGATGATGTGTCTGGATTTGATGCTAAAGCTGGGGGATCTTACTATTTAGTTAGAGGTTCATTACTTAATGAAGATCTTGAAGTTGCCATAAATGATGAACCAGATGGAACAGCTACAAACCCATCTTTAACATATGCAACAGAGATAAATGCTATTGGACGTAAATGGGCAAAAGTTAAAGATCTTTACACAAGATATGTTGATCCTTATGAAATTTTTTATGTAAAATATCCAGATAACACAGTTTATAGATTATATTTTACAAACTATGAAGGAAGTGCTACTGGTAACATAACTTTTCAATTTAAAGATGTAACAGCTGCTTTGGGTATAAATGATGTTTCAGATAATGTATCTTTTGGAGTTTACCCTAACCCTTCAATAGATAAGCAAATAAATTTAGTTTATGATATAAATAAATTAACAGATAGTAAAAATGAAGTATCAATTTATACAATAACTGGTAAAAAAATATTTAATACATCATTAAAATCAAACTCAGGTTTTTATAATAGAACATTAGATTTATCTAATATACCAAGTGGTATATATATCTTAAAGTTTAATTCAGGTAATAGTTCTACCTCTAAAAAACTGGTTTTAAATTAA
- a CDS encoding lectin-like domain-containing protein: MKNNLLLCIMILFAFKVSAQLKPNFFGNAYSSGGDCYVITDNQQTQAGSVWYDNSIDFTSDFEIIFEVNFGSNDNDGADGIALVMKDTPETEIGIVGAGLGYERIFSSIAVEFDTFENSERSDIPEDHIALISNGSTIHDAATNLAGPISALSASSNIEDGQFHEVKISWVAATQTFKVIFDCEERISYTGDLVKNVFDGESQIYFGFTGSTGLYYNLHQVCFKYLSFVKNQDLPDQEICLGDTIDTVDVTYNGAVSYQWSPSAGVSDPTLPNPIFSPTEDVIYTVEILDSCNEIISESFEVKVNKAVVESIIPVKSAICFNEDAEFTITGSPNAKITFSINNEANQTIELDNLGSASIVVNEATTDQTVTISLVEDTSGSGCSMIITESATISVGEPLNASISYILTCDGGIANINGEEGGVFTFNPMPLDEALINSNTGEITNGTIGTTYNVSYIITNGGCSKEIITTITIESCVIPEVITPNNDGLNDRFYLNGLNVEDLEIFNRYGTTVFHKTNGYTDEFNGISKDGKELPTGTYFYKIIFKNKPPKTGWVYINREQ; encoded by the coding sequence ATGAAAAACAACCTATTGCTTTGTATAATGATACTTTTTGCTTTTAAAGTTTCTGCACAACTAAAACCTAATTTCTTTGGAAATGCATATTCTTCAGGTGGCGATTGTTACGTTATTACAGATAATCAACAAACACAAGCAGGATCCGTTTGGTATGATAATTCGATAGACTTTACATCAGATTTTGAAATTATTTTTGAAGTTAATTTTGGTTCTAATGATAATGATGGTGCAGACGGAATAGCTTTAGTAATGAAAGATACGCCAGAAACAGAAATTGGTATAGTAGGTGCAGGATTAGGATACGAACGTATTTTTTCATCTATAGCAGTAGAATTTGACACTTTTGAGAATAGTGAACGTTCAGATATTCCAGAAGATCATATCGCCTTAATATCCAACGGTAGTACAATTCATGATGCAGCAACAAATTTAGCAGGCCCAATAAGTGCACTTTCAGCCTCAAGTAATATTGAGGATGGTCAATTTCATGAAGTTAAAATATCTTGGGTGGCAGCTACACAAACATTTAAAGTTATTTTTGATTGTGAAGAAAGAATATCTTATACAGGAGATCTTGTTAAGAATGTTTTTGATGGAGAATCACAAATATATTTTGGCTTTACAGGGTCTACAGGGCTGTATTACAACCTACACCAAGTTTGTTTTAAATATCTTTCATTTGTAAAAAATCAAGATTTACCAGACCAAGAAATTTGTTTAGGTGACACTATAGATACAGTAGATGTAACCTACAATGGAGCAGTATCTTACCAATGGAGTCCTTCAGCAGGTGTTAGTGATCCAACATTACCAAACCCTATATTTTCTCCAACAGAAGACGTTATCTATACTGTAGAAATTTTAGATAGCTGTAATGAAATAATAAGTGAAAGCTTTGAAGTAAAAGTTAATAAAGCTGTAGTTGAAAGTATAATTCCAGTAAAGTCTGCAATTTGTTTTAATGAAGATGCAGAATTTACAATTACAGGTTCTCCTAATGCAAAAATAACATTCAGTATTAATAATGAAGCAAACCAAACTATAGAATTAGATAACTTAGGAAGTGCTTCGATTGTAGTAAACGAAGCTACTACAGATCAAACAGTTACTATTTCTCTTGTAGAAGATACTTCTGGTTCTGGATGTAGTATGATTATAACAGAATCTGCAACTATTTCTGTAGGTGAACCTCTAAATGCTTCAATTTCATACATATTAACATGTGATGGTGGAATAGCAAATATAAACGGAGAAGAAGGAGGAGTTTTCACGTTTAACCCAATGCCACTAGACGAAGCTCTAATAAATAGTAATACAGGAGAAATTACTAATGGAACAATTGGTACCACTTACAACGTATCTTATATTATTACAAATGGAGGATGTTCTAAAGAAATAATAACAACAATTACCATAGAATCATGCGTTATTCCAGAAGTTATTACTCCTAATAATGATGGCTTAAATGATCGGTTTTATTTAAACGGTTTAAATGTTGAAGACTTAGAAATTTTTAACAGATATGGAACTACAGTTTTTCATAAAACTAATGGATATACTGATGAGTTTAATGGCATTTCTAAAGACGGAAAAGAGCTACCTACTGGAACATATTTTTACAAAATTATTTTTAAAAACAAACCACCAAAAACAGGTTGGGTATACATTAATAGAGAACAATAA
- a CDS encoding type IX secretion system membrane protein PorP/SprF, translating into MNKIYLPFIAFLFVWQSYAQQDPQYTQYMYNMNVINPAYAGSSDYLSIRALYRTQWVGLTGGPETATLSIHSPVGKQVGLGLSVIKDEIGPVRETNASADFSYTISVGRENRLAFGIKAGATFLDIGLANRNVLHQDDPLLNTINEVTPNVGAGAYFYKPSKYYVSVSMPNILNSVHINAQDKKIGSEVQHLFAAAGYVFKLSKDFKLKPHGLLKMAKNSPVSFDINANLFMYNKVEFGIGYRLNDSFSGVINFLVSQNLRIGYAYDKVTSNLNITSNSSHEVFLNFDINLSKKVSRSPRYF; encoded by the coding sequence ATGAATAAAATATATCTACCCTTTATAGCATTTCTTTTTGTATGGCAATCGTATGCACAACAAGACCCACAATATACACAGTATATGTATAATATGAATGTAATTAACCCAGCTTATGCTGGTTCTTCAGATTATCTTTCTATAAGAGCACTTTACAGAACACAATGGGTTGGTCTAACAGGAGGGCCAGAAACAGCAACTTTATCTATTCATTCTCCAGTAGGAAAACAAGTTGGATTAGGTTTATCTGTAATTAAAGATGAAATTGGCCCTGTTAGAGAAACAAATGCTTCAGCAGATTTTTCTTATACTATTTCTGTAGGAAGAGAAAATAGGTTAGCCTTTGGAATTAAAGCAGGTGCTACGTTTCTCGATATAGGTTTGGCAAATAGAAATGTTTTACATCAAGATGATCCTTTACTAAATACAATAAATGAAGTAACACCAAATGTTGGTGCTGGAGCTTATTTTTATAAACCAAGCAAATACTATGTTTCTGTTTCTATGCCTAATATTCTTAATTCTGTACATATAAATGCTCAAGATAAAAAAATAGGTTCTGAAGTCCAGCATTTATTTGCAGCAGCAGGCTATGTATTTAAACTATCAAAAGACTTTAAACTTAAACCTCACGGGCTATTAAAAATGGCAAAGAATAGTCCTGTTAGTTTCGATATTAATGCCAATTTATTTATGTACAATAAAGTAGAATTTGGTATTGGTTACAGGTTAAATGACTCTTTTAGTGGAGTGATTAACTTTTTAGTTTCTCAAAATCTAAGAATTGGTTATGCTTATGATAAGGTAACTTCCAATTTAAATATCACCTCAAATTCTTCACATGAAGTCTTTCTTAATTTCGACATTAATTTATCAAAAAAAGTATCACGCTCACCACGTTA
- a CDS encoding TonB-dependent receptor, translated as MIKKILLIAFIAFGSLAMVGQTTITGTVKDAKTGDTLPGANIKIYRKALGTTTDFDGNFVLNITDNPPFTLEISMLGFQMVKVEITKNNQKVEVSLVENETSLDEIVVSASRTPERIMESPVTVERMDSRAIKNTSAPSFYDGLENLKGVDVNTNSLTFKSVNTRGFATFANTRFMQLVDGMDNSSPALNFALGNLLGMSELDVNTVELLPGASSALYGANAFNGIMFMTSKSPFDDQGISISLKTGLTSQEAAGDNSYTDFSLRMAHAFSEKFAAKVTFSALDGTEWYATDYRNTSNGKYIAGDRNSDRNYDGLNVYGDEVSTNINGVAQTLESLGILPSGAAALVPSENISRTGYNERDLMTYNAESIKVGASLNYRPFGNDRLEIIWNSKLGIGNTIYQGLNRYNITNFLMQQHKLELRGKNFFVRGYLTSEDAGDSFDTRFAAININREWKDDNTWFGEYVGAYALGTLGGLTSDEAHAVARQTAESGRYEPGTPEFKAAFDKVTADPDLVTGSKFQDQTKLYHTDANYNFQDVVDWAEVQVGGSYRRYSLNSMGSIFTDYDGPIDYDEYGVYSQMQKKFLEEDRLKLTASLRYDKAQNFDGNFSPRISLAYAAGENKNQNFRASFQTGFRNPTTQDQYIGLNAGSAYLVGSAPDNLDRYSTPAITLSGVGQATTGSTTATIVGRAAYENAFSLASVLAGAPEVAETDLVKPEKVTAYEVGYRGIVNTGESNITIDLSAYYNSYEDFISSKNVIVPLYGQAGDNTLSLLALQNGDRAVFSAYTNSTADISSYGASIGLNTKVLNGFNLGLNYTYAKFDFDQSTDPDFEAGFNTPEHKFKLQFGKRDLFENFGFNINLRWQDEYLWESTFHDTVIEDRTVIDAQVNYSIPKWKSVVKLGGANLTGQEYFSAPGVGAIGSQYYISWTINN; from the coding sequence ATGATAAAAAAGATTTTACTTATTGCGTTTATAGCTTTTGGTAGTTTAGCAATGGTGGGCCAAACCACTATTACTGGGACAGTTAAAGACGCAAAAACAGGAGATACACTTCCTGGAGCAAACATTAAAATTTATAGAAAAGCCCTAGGTACAACTACAGATTTTGATGGTAATTTTGTGCTTAATATTACAGATAACCCTCCGTTTACATTAGAAATTTCTATGTTAGGGTTCCAGATGGTGAAGGTAGAAATAACAAAAAATAACCAAAAAGTAGAAGTTAGTCTAGTAGAAAATGAAACTTCTTTAGATGAAATTGTGGTTTCTGCATCTAGAACTCCAGAACGAATTATGGAGTCTCCTGTTACTGTAGAAAGAATGGATAGTAGAGCTATTAAAAACACATCAGCACCCTCTTTTTACGATGGTTTAGAAAACTTAAAAGGTGTAGATGTTAATACAAATAGTTTAACTTTTAAATCTGTAAATACTCGTGGTTTTGCAACATTTGCAAATACGCGTTTTATGCAGTTGGTAGATGGTATGGATAACTCATCACCAGCCTTAAATTTTGCTTTAGGTAATTTATTAGGTATGTCTGAGTTAGATGTAAATACTGTAGAATTACTTCCTGGAGCATCTTCTGCACTTTATGGTGCAAATGCCTTTAATGGTATTATGTTTATGACAAGTAAAAGTCCTTTCGACGATCAAGGAATTAGTATTTCTTTAAAAACAGGATTAACTAGTCAAGAAGCAGCTGGTGATAATTCTTACACCGATTTTAGTTTAAGAATGGCACATGCATTTTCAGAAAAATTTGCAGCAAAAGTTACTTTTTCGGCTTTAGACGGTACAGAATGGTATGCTACAGATTATAGAAATACATCGAATGGAAAATATATTGCTGGAGATAGAAATTCTGACAGAAATTACGATGGTTTAAATGTTTATGGAGATGAGGTTTCTACAAACATAAATGGTGTGGCTCAAACATTAGAAAGCTTAGGAATTTTACCAAGTGGTGCTGCTGCATTAGTGCCAAGTGAAAATATTAGTAGAACTGGTTATAATGAAAGAGATTTAATGACCTATAATGCAGAGAGTATTAAAGTTGGTGCATCTTTAAATTATAGACCTTTTGGTAATGATCGTTTAGAGATTATTTGGAATTCTAAATTAGGAATTGGAAACACGATTTATCAAGGTTTAAATAGATATAATATTACCAATTTTTTAATGCAACAACATAAATTAGAATTAAGAGGTAAAAACTTTTTTGTAAGAGGTTATTTAACAAGCGAAGATGCAGGAGATTCTTTTGATACGCGTTTTGCAGCGATTAACATCAACAGAGAATGGAAAGATGATAATACTTGGTTTGGTGAATATGTTGGAGCTTATGCATTAGGTACTTTAGGAGGTTTAACTTCTGATGAAGCACATGCTGTAGCAAGACAAACTGCAGAATCTGGTAGGTATGAACCAGGTACTCCAGAATTTAAAGCTGCCTTCGATAAAGTAACCGCAGATCCAGATTTAGTTACGGGTTCTAAGTTTCAAGATCAAACAAAATTATACCACACAGATGCAAACTACAATTTTCAAGATGTTGTAGATTGGGCAGAAGTGCAAGTTGGTGGTTCTTATAGAAGATATTCTTTAAACTCGATGGGTAGTATTTTTACAGATTACGATGGGCCAATTGATTATGATGAATATGGTGTATATTCTCAAATGCAGAAGAAATTTTTGGAAGAAGATCGTTTAAAATTAACAGCTTCATTACGTTATGACAAAGCACAAAATTTTGATGGTAATTTTTCTCCAAGAATTTCCTTAGCATATGCAGCTGGTGAAAATAAAAATCAAAATTTTAGAGCTTCTTTTCAAACAGGTTTTAGAAACCCAACAACACAAGATCAATACATTGGTTTAAATGCAGGTAGTGCTTATTTAGTAGGTTCTGCACCAGATAATTTAGATCGTTATTCTACTCCAGCTATTACTTTAAGTGGTGTAGGACAAGCAACAACAGGTTCTACAACTGCTACAATTGTTGGTAGAGCTGCTTATGAAAATGCATTTTCTTTAGCATCTGTTTTAGCAGGAGCTCCTGAAGTTGCAGAAACAGATTTAGTAAAACCAGAAAAAGTAACCGCTTACGAAGTAGGGTATAGAGGTATAGTAAATACAGGAGAGTCTAATATTACAATAGATTTAAGTGCTTATTATAACAGTTACGAAGATTTTATTTCATCTAAAAATGTTATTGTTCCATTATATGGTCAAGCTGGTGATAATACGCTTTCTTTATTAGCATTACAAAATGGAGATAGAGCTGTATTTTCTGCATATACTAACTCTACAGCAGATATTAGTTCTTATGGTGCTTCCATAGGTTTAAATACTAAAGTTTTAAACGGATTTAACTTAGGCTTAAATTATACTTATGCTAAATTTGATTTTGATCAATCTACAGATCCAGATTTCGAAGCAGGTTTTAATACACCAGAACATAAATTTAAATTACAATTTGGTAAAAGAGATTTGTTCGAAAACTTTGGTTTTAATATAAACTTAAGATGGCAAGATGAATATTTATGGGAATCTACTTTTCATGATACAGTAATAGAAGACAGAACAGTTATAGATGCTCAAGTAAACTACAGTATTCCAAAATGGAAATCAGTAGTAAAATTAGGTGGTGCTAACTTAACAGGGCAAGAATATTTTAGTGCACCAGGTGTTGGAGCTATAGGCTCACAGTACTACATTTCTTGGACAATTAATAACTAA
- the serS gene encoding serine--tRNA ligase has translation MLQVHFIRENKATVLEGLAKRNFADAETIIEQVLTADENRRATQVELDNTLAESNKISKEIGNLYKTGKAQEANVLKEKTGQLKESSKELSEKLTVYADELQALLYQIPNIPHASVKAGASEEDNENIFSEGIIPDLGDNALPHWELAKKYDIIDFELGTKISGAGFPVYKGKGARLQRALINYFLDKNTAAGYTEVQVPHLVNTASATATGQLPDKDGQMYHSTIDDLYLIPTAEVPITNIFRGDLVQESDFPITLTGYTPCFRREAGSYGAHVRGLNRLHQFDKVEIVRIEHPENSYKALDGMVEHIKNILRELKLPYRILRLCGGDTGFTSALTFDFELFSTAQNRWLEISSASNFETFQANRLKLRFKNAAGKSELAHTLNGSSLALPRVLAGILENYQTADGIKIPDVLVPYCGFDYIK, from the coding sequence ATGTTACAAGTACACTTTATTAGAGAAAACAAAGCAACTGTTTTAGAAGGTTTAGCAAAACGTAATTTTGCTGATGCTGAAACAATAATTGAACAAGTTTTAACTGCGGATGAAAACAGAAGAGCAACTCAGGTTGAACTTGATAATACATTAGCAGAATCTAATAAAATATCCAAAGAGATTGGTAATTTATATAAAACTGGTAAAGCACAAGAAGCAAACGTTTTAAAAGAAAAAACGGGTCAGTTAAAAGAAAGTTCTAAAGAATTGTCTGAAAAACTAACAGTTTATGCAGATGAGTTACAGGCACTTTTATATCAAATTCCAAATATTCCTCATGCTTCTGTAAAAGCAGGGGCTTCTGAAGAAGATAATGAGAACATTTTTAGTGAAGGTATTATTCCTGATTTAGGAGATAATGCACTTCCTCATTGGGAATTGGCAAAAAAATATGACATAATCGATTTTGAATTGGGTACCAAAATTTCTGGTGCTGGTTTTCCTGTTTATAAAGGAAAAGGAGCAAGATTACAACGTGCTTTAATCAATTATTTTTTAGATAAAAATACGGCTGCTGGTTATACAGAAGTGCAAGTGCCACATTTGGTAAATACAGCTTCTGCAACTGCAACTGGACAATTGCCAGATAAAGATGGGCAAATGTATCATTCTACCATAGATGATTTGTATTTAATACCTACTGCAGAAGTGCCAATTACTAATATTTTTCGTGGAGATTTAGTGCAAGAATCAGATTTTCCTATCACTTTAACTGGTTATACACCTTGTTTTAGACGCGAAGCTGGTAGTTATGGTGCTCACGTTCGTGGTTTAAACAGATTACATCAATTTGATAAAGTAGAAATTGTAAGAATTGAGCATCCAGAAAATTCTTATAAAGCTTTAGATGGAATGGTTGAGCACATTAAAAATATTTTAAGAGAGCTTAAATTACCTTATAGAATTTTACGTTTATGTGGTGGAGATACAGGTTTTACATCTGCATTAACGTTCGATTTTGAATTGTTTTCTACAGCACAAAACAGATGGTTAGAAATTAGTTCTGCATCTAACTTCGAAACTTTTCAGGCAAATAGATTAAAATTACGTTTTAAAAATGCAGCAGGTAAAAGCGAATTAGCGCACACACTTAATGGAAGTTCTTTAGCTTTACCAAGGGTTTTGGCTGGTATTTTAGAAAACTATCAAACAGCAGATGGAATTAAAATTCCAGATGTTTTAGTGCCTTATTGTGGGTTTGATTATATAAAATAA
- a CDS encoding bifunctional riboflavin kinase/FAD synthetase, with translation MKVVQDILNFSSPSQTFVTIGTFDGVHYGHQKIIEKLVLEAKKANKKSVLLTFFPHPRMVLQKDASIELINTIQERAFLLEKTGLDYLIIHPFSKEFSRTSALEFVRDILVNQLNISKLIIGYDHHFGKNREGNITQLTEYSHLYDFKVEEIPAQDIDDVSVSSTKIRRALHEGNLKTANNYLGYYFMLNGNVVNGKQLGGKIGYPTANIDVKETYKLIPKTGVYVVKSLIDNKTVFGMMNIGNRPTVDGNHQTIEVHFLDFNQDLYDKNLTIELIYFLRDEQKFDSIDLLIEQLKKDEETARNYIKNHL, from the coding sequence TTGAAAGTAGTACAAGACATTTTAAACTTTTCTTCACCCTCCCAAACTTTTGTAACAATTGGTACTTTTGATGGTGTACATTATGGGCATCAAAAAATTATTGAAAAACTGGTTTTAGAAGCTAAAAAAGCAAATAAAAAATCGGTATTGCTTACCTTTTTTCCTCACCCAAGAATGGTATTACAAAAAGATGCTTCTATTGAGTTAATAAACACCATACAAGAGCGTGCTTTTTTATTAGAAAAAACAGGTTTAGATTATTTAATTATCCATCCTTTTAGCAAAGAATTTTCTAGAACTTCTGCTTTAGAGTTTGTAAGAGATATTTTAGTAAATCAACTCAATATTTCTAAATTAATTATTGGTTACGATCATCATTTTGGAAAAAATAGAGAAGGTAATATTACCCAACTAACAGAATATAGCCATTTATACGATTTTAAAGTAGAAGAAATTCCTGCACAAGACATAGATGATGTTTCTGTAAGTTCTACAAAAATTAGACGCGCTTTACACGAAGGCAATTTAAAAACTGCCAATAATTATTTAGGATATTACTTTATGCTAAATGGAAACGTGGTTAATGGCAAACAATTAGGAGGAAAAATTGGCTACCCAACAGCAAATATAGATGTTAAAGAAACTTATAAATTAATACCTAAAACTGGTGTTTATGTGGTTAAATCTTTAATTGATAATAAAACTGTTTTTGGGATGATGAATATTGGTAATAGACCAACTGTAGATGGTAATCATCAAACAATTGAAGTTCATTTCTTAGATTTTAATCAAGATTTGTATGATAAAAACTTAACCATAGAATTGATTTATTTTTTACGTGATGAACAAAAGTTTGATTCTATTGATTTGTTAATTGAGCAACTTAAAAAAGATGAAGAAACTGCCAGAAATTATATTAAAAATCATCTGTAA